The following DNA comes from Janthinobacterium sp. TB1-E2.
TGGTAACTGCTTCTGCTGGTGCCATCTGTTATTTGAGTAAATTTATCTGGATGCCATTGGTCTTTCCTGTACTGCAAGATTATGTGCTGGAGTTCGCAGTGGTTCTCTTGACGGCTGTGATGGCTGGCACTTTCGTGACAACGCATTCGTTTTACTGGGCGTTGGGAAAGCTGCGCCAATCGACGATTATCTCAGTAGGCACAAATCTTCTATATTTGTTGGAGTTGTCAATATTGACGATGTATTTTGGCCTGTTTGGTGCGGTACTTTCCTTTCTGATTCACGTCACATTCGTCGCTGCAATCAAAATTATCTTGCTACGAAAAATTGCTCTGAGAAATCAATGATTCCTAAAGTTATACATTACTGTTGGTTTGGCCGTGGTGAGATGAGTGTACTGCACCGTCGCTGTGTTGAGTCATGGAAAAAATATTGTCCAGAATATGAGTTGAAATTATGGAATGAGGACAATGCCAATATCGACAATGATTATTGTCGAGAGGCCATCATTCAAAAAAAATGGGCTTTCGTTGCCGATTGGGTACGTTTTGACGTATTGTCCAAATATGGTGGTATCTACCTCGATACGGATCTGGAGTTGATTACTTCACTCGATCTTGTGCTGAACTTGCATGGATGCCTGATGGCCCGCGAAACCTGCAAGGACGTGGGGGCGGGTTATGGTACCGGGTTTCTCGCATGCGAAGCCGGCAATCCTGTGATGATGACTGCCCGTGAACTGATTTTGGGTGAATTGATAAAACAGCGGCTCTTTGCCACATCACCGGTGGTGCTGAAAAAAGCGGTGGAGCTTGATCTCGGCGGGAATAGCACGCAATT
Coding sequences within:
- a CDS encoding glycosyltransferase family 32 protein; amino-acid sequence: MIPKVIHYCWFGRGEMSVLHRRCVESWKKYCPEYELKLWNEDNANIDNDYCREAIIQKKWAFVADWVRFDVLSKYGGIYLDTDLELITSLDLVLNLHGCLMARETCKDVGAGYGTGFLACEAGNPVMMTARELILGELIKQRLFATSPVVLKKAVELDLGGNSTQLDPVTFYPFNPYDRSNSQNAMQLMYSDITAQTIGIHHYGLKASWVDSRVKRLIFKIVKRMALQRRWDISFKPFDHVNSITHTA